One window from the genome of Natrialba magadii ATCC 43099 encodes:
- a CDS encoding MATE family efflux transporter yields MSATESEDERKRVDMTTGAIPPKLLHLAWPLVLGNLLQTVYNLADMFWVGQIGDGGVSVAAVSLMFPLSWMFVSTAMGITAATIALVSQYVGSGDDRMADRVVGQTILLTVTVSAVLAAIGLYFRRPLLILIGARDEVFVAALAYIEIIFLTLPLTFLFFAFRSSLQGAGDTKTAMWLVFVSAGINVVIDPFFILGWGPFPEMGTRGAAIATFISRAFATGVGVLILLDGRFGVRLRLGDLRPNLSIQRKLVDIGYPSTIDGWARSFASVAMAGFVARFGANPTAAYGIGVRLMSVTWAVAGAVGNATATGVGQNLGAKTPERAATVTRVATAGTMAFIFAVAAILLVFPAQAMGIFVDSPAVIAEGVLFLRIMAPFWALFAGVMVIQGAFRGAGNTREAMVLSFLSRWIFRLPIALVLAFAWTITIPGLGITIAALDWGIEGIWWAYSIGMVLSFVVAVGWFRLGTWKQDVIGEGRESDAAFDGDSRGEMDADTESVDD; encoded by the coding sequence GTGTCAGCGACGGAATCGGAGGACGAGCGAAAGCGGGTGGATATGACGACGGGAGCGATCCCGCCGAAGCTGTTGCACCTGGCGTGGCCGCTCGTCCTCGGGAATCTCCTGCAGACGGTCTACAATCTCGCGGACATGTTCTGGGTCGGCCAGATCGGTGACGGTGGCGTCTCGGTCGCTGCGGTCTCGCTCATGTTTCCGCTCTCGTGGATGTTCGTCTCGACAGCCATGGGGATCACCGCAGCCACTATCGCGCTTGTCTCCCAGTACGTCGGCTCGGGTGACGATCGGATGGCAGACCGGGTTGTCGGCCAGACTATTCTGCTGACGGTTACCGTCTCGGCAGTCCTCGCGGCGATCGGGCTCTACTTCCGGCGACCGCTGCTCATCCTCATCGGGGCGCGCGACGAGGTGTTCGTCGCGGCACTCGCGTACATCGAGATCATCTTCCTCACGCTGCCGCTGACATTCCTGTTTTTCGCATTTCGATCCTCGCTACAGGGTGCAGGAGATACGAAAACTGCGATGTGGCTCGTCTTCGTCTCGGCCGGGATTAACGTCGTGATCGACCCGTTCTTCATCCTCGGCTGGGGGCCGTTCCCCGAGATGGGAACTCGCGGTGCGGCTATCGCGACGTTCATCTCGCGGGCGTTCGCGACCGGCGTGGGCGTCCTCATTCTCCTCGATGGTCGGTTCGGCGTTCGGCTCAGACTTGGTGACCTCCGTCCGAATCTCAGTATCCAGCGCAAACTCGTCGACATCGGCTATCCGTCGACGATCGACGGCTGGGCGCGCAGTTTCGCCTCCGTCGCGATGGCTGGCTTCGTCGCCCGATTCGGCGCGAATCCGACGGCCGCCTACGGGATCGGGGTCCGGCTCATGTCCGTCACCTGGGCCGTCGCGGGCGCAGTCGGCAACGCGACGGCGACCGGCGTCGGGCAGAACCTCGGCGCGAAGACGCCGGAGCGGGCTGCAACGGTCACGCGCGTCGCGACTGCGGGAACGATGGCGTTCATTTTCGCCGTCGCCGCCATTCTGCTCGTCTTCCCCGCACAGGCCATGGGGATTTTCGTCGACAGTCCGGCGGTGATCGCCGAAGGTGTGCTCTTCCTGCGCATCATGGCACCCTTCTGGGCGCTGTTCGCCGGCGTGATGGTCATCCAGGGGGCGTTCCGCGGGGCGGGCAACACCCGCGAAGCGATGGTCCTCTCGTTCCTCTCGCGGTGGATCTTCCGGCTTCCCATCGCACTCGTGCTCGCGTTCGCCTGGACGATCACGATTCCTGGCCTCGGCATCACCATCGCTGCCCTCGACTGGGGAATCGAGGGTATCTGGTGGGCGTACTCGATCGGCATGGTGCTCTCGTTCGTCGTCGCCGTCGGCTGGTTCCGGCTGGGAACGTGGAAACAAGACGTCATCGGCGAGGGACGGGAGTCAGATGCAGCGTTCGACGGCGATTCGCGCGGTGAGATGGACGCCGATACGGAATCCGTCGACGACTGA